In a genomic window of Anser cygnoides isolate HZ-2024a breed goose chromosome 26, Taihu_goose_T2T_genome, whole genome shotgun sequence:
- the PRNP gene encoding major prion protein homolog, which translates to MARLLVTCWLVALLLGACTDVALSKKGKGKPSGGGWGTGSHRQPSYPRQPGYPQNPGYPHNPGYPHNPGYPHNPGYPHNPGWGYNPSSGGNYHHQKPWKPPKTNFKHVAGAAAAGAVVGGLGGYAMGRVMSGMHYHFDSPDEYRWWNENSARYPNRVYYRDYTSPVTQDMFVADCFNITVTEYNIGPAAKKNGSEAGTGANQTETELETKVVTKVIREMCVQQYREYRLASGIRLHPADAWLALLLLLATLFAMH; encoded by the coding sequence ATGGCCAGGCTCCTCGTCACCTGCTGGTTGGTGGCCCTGCTCCTTGGTGCCTGCACTGATGTTGCCCTCTCCAAGAAGGGTAAAGGCAAACCCAGTGGGGGTggctggggcactgggagccaCCGCCAGCCCAGCTACCCCCGCCAGCCTGGCTACCCCCAAAATCCTGGCTATCCCCACAACCCGGGGTATCCCCACAACCCAGGGTACCCACATAACCCAGGGTACCCCCACAATCCCGGCTGGGGATACAACCCATCCAGCGGAGGAAACTATCACCACCAAAAGCCGTGGAAACCCCCAAAGACCAACTTCAAGCAtgtggctggggcagcagcagcaggtgctgtggtggggggcttggggggctaCGCCATGGGGCGCGTCATGTCGGGGATGCACTACCACTTCGACAGCCCCGACGAGTACAGGTGGTGGAACGAGAACTCAGCACGTTATCCCAACCGGGTTTACTACCGGGATTACACCAGCCCTGTGACACAGGACATGTTCGTTGCTGACTGCTTCAACATCACAGTGACCGAGTACAACATTGGACCCGCTGCCAAGAAGAACGGCTCGGAGGCAGGCACAGGGGCAAACCAAACGGAGACGGAGCTGGAGACCAAGGTGGTGACGAAAGTGATCCGTGAGATGTGCGTGCAGCAGTACCGCGAGTACCGCCTGGCCTCGGGCATCCGGCTGCACCCTGCCGATGCTTGgctcgccctcctcctcctgcttgcCACCCTCTTTGCCATGCACTGA